From the Candidatus Zixiibacteriota bacterium genome, the window GTTTCGAATACTACCGTCGGAGCTCATGCAATTGTGCCACTCGGGCACAAACGATACTAAGAAAAAGCGACGATGATGTCAACTGCTAAAAGGGGAAGGCTTCAAACGCTTGGCTGGCGAAGCGAATCACCGGTTCGGGATAGAGACCGAAGAGGATCGTGCCAACGGTGGTGAGCGCGAGCGTGATCGTCAACGGGCCGTCGAATTGCGCTTTCGCGAACGCGACTTCCCGTTTGGCGAAGTACATCTGTTTGAGAATGCGCGCGTAGTAGTAGAGCGCGATCACGGAGGTGAGCACTCCAATCATCACCAGCCAGGGGTATTGCTTCCAGGCGGCGAGGAAAACGTAGTACTTGGCGAAAAAGCCGACCAACGGGGGAATGCCGGCCAGCGACAGCAGGAAGATCATGAACAACAAGGAGAGCGCGGGGGCATCCTTGGCGAGACCTTCGTAATCTTTGATCTCGTAGGAGCCGTAGTTCTTTTCGAAGGCAATCGCACAAGCGAAGGCACCCATGTTGGCGAAGAGATAAGCAAGCATGTAGAACATGATCGAGGCCGGGCCGTAAGGGGGATCGTTCTGCGTCAAGGGCAAGGCGACGAAGCCGACGAGCAGATAGCCGGCATGGGCGATCGAGGAATAAGCCAACATGCGCTTAACGTTCGGCTGCAGGACGGCGGTGATGTTGCCGACGATCATCGCGGCGGCAGCGAGCACGGCGACCATCATGCCCCAGTAGAATTCATTGAAGGTCGGCAACGCGCTGTAGAACACGCGCGCAAACGCCGCCACTCCGGCGCCTTTGGAGGCAACGGACAGGAACGAGGTAATGGCGGTCGGCGCGCCTTCGTAGACATCGGGCGCCCACATGTGGAACGGCACGAGCGCGAGCTTGAAGCCGAAGCCGGCGATCATCATCACCATCGCGATCAGGAGCGCGAGGTTGAGGTCATTGGTGGCCTGGAGCATGCCGATCGACTGCTCGAGCAGACGATTCAGCGAGATCGACAGGAAGGTCGACCCGGTGAGGCCATAGATCAGCGAGATACCGTAGAGCAAAATCGCGGAGGAGACGGCGCCGAGGATCAGGTATTTCAGGCCGGCCTCCGAAGAGGTCAGGCGGTCTTTGCGATAGGCGGCGAGGACGAACAGCGGAATGGTGGTCAACTCGAGAGCGACATAGAGCGTGATCAGCTCGTTGGTCGAAACGAGGACCATCATGCCGACCGTCGAGAGCAGGACGAGCGAGAAGAATTCGCCGTGGTCGGCGGTCAGGCGCTTCATCAACTGGCCGGAAGAGGCGGCCGCGAAGAAGGCGGCGCAAAGGAAGATCATCTTGAAGAAGGCGCCGAAGCGATCGACGAAGAAGGTGCCGCCGAAAGCGACGCCGTAACCCGTCACGGGAATCGCGAACGCAGTGACAACGAGGCCGAGCATGGTCAGGTAGATCAGGCCAAAGCCGTTGGCCGCAGCGGTCTGCTTGCGGCGGATGCCGACGATCAACATCAGCATCGACCAGCAGAACAGGATGATTTCCGGCAGCATCAACCGCAAGTCGTCCATTGCCTACCTCGACACCATCACGACGATATTCTGCAGCGTGGCGGAGATCATGTTTACCAGCGGCGCGGGATAGACGCCGAGCGCGATGGTCAGAATGAGCAATGGCGCGACGGCGAGGATTTCGCGGGCATTGATTTCGGTCAGACCGGCCCACTTGACGTTGAACTCACCGAGGAACATGCGCTGAACCATGCGGAGAATGTAGCCGGCGGTCAGGACGACGCCGATGACGGCGATGCCGGTGATGACCTGGTACTTCGGGAAGGCGCCGATGAAGACCATGAATTCGGCGACGAAGCCGGACATGCCGGGGAGGCCGAGCGAGGCCATCGCGAAGACGGTCATCAAGGCCGTGTACACCGGCAGTTTGGAGCCGAGACCGCCAAAGGCTGCGATCTCGCGGGTATGGGCGCGGTCGTAGAGCACGCCGACGAGCAAGAAGAGGGCGCCGGTGATCAGGCCGTGGCTGAACATTTGGAAGATGCAGCCGGCGATGCCGGTGATATGGGCGTTGCCGGAGGGATCGATGAAGAAGACCGCCATTCCGAGGATGCAGTAGCCCATATGCGAAACGGACGAATACGCGACCAGCTTCTTGAGATCCTTCTGTGCCATCGAGACGAGCGCGCCGTAGATGATGCCGATCACGCCAAGGATGGCAAAGGGATAGGCGAAATATTGTGTGCCGTAGGGGAGCATCGGGTAGCTGATGCGCAGGAAACCGTACGTCCCCATTTTCAGCAGCACGCCGGCCAGGATGATCGAGACGGCGGTGGGCGCTTCGACGTGCGCGTCGGGCAACCAGGTATGGAACGGGAAGATCGGCACCTTGATGGCGAAGGCGAGGAAGAAGAACACCCAGACGAGGATTTGCATCGAGTGGGCGTAGTTTGGCGCCTGCGCGATCAGTTCGAGCATATCGAGCGAGCCGGTCGTGAGGTAGAGGATCAGGATTCCGACCAGCATGAAGATCGAGCCGAAGAGCGTATAGAGGAAGAACTTGATTGCGGCGTACTCCTTGCGCGGACCGCCCCAGATGCCGATCAGGAAGTACATCGGAACGAGCATCACTTCCCAGAAGACATAGAATAAGAAGAAGTCGAGGGCGGCGAAGACGCCGATCATGCCGGCTTCCAGCAGCAGGAAGAACGCAAAGTACTCTTTGACGCGGTTGTGAATATGGAACGAGACGATCAGGGAAATCGTGGACAGCAGAGCCGTCAGGAACAGCATCGGCACTGAGAGGCCGTCGACGCCGAGGAAGTACTGGATCTTCAATGACGGAATCCAGGAAAACTTCTCGACGAACTGCATGTCGGCGGTCGAGCCGTCATATTCAAAGACGAGAATCAGCGACAGGATCAGCGGGATGACGCTGATCAAGGTGGAGGTCCACTTGATCAGATCATGCTTCTCCTTGGGAAGCAGCATCACGACCGCCATCCCGATGATGGGGACGAAAATCATGAAGCTTAGAATCGGAAAGTCCATATTACAACTCCTGCCTGAAGCAGACTACACAACTCGAACGATGAGCATCAACACGATCCCGAAGAGGATGAAGAAGCCGTAGAATTGGACGCGGCCGGTCTGGAACTGGCGGATAAACGCGCCAAAAGCCCAGATGGTGTAGCCGAGTCCGTTAACGGCGCCGTCGACGATGTGTTGATCGAACCACTGCTTAACATCAGACAACCAAACCGTGAACTTGCCGAAGGCATTGACGATCCAGTCGATTACACCGCCGTCGAAGGTCCAGAGCCAATCGGTGAGCTTGAGCACCGGATTGATGATGGCGGCCTGATAGATTTCATCGAAGTACCACTTATTGTAAAGCAACGTATAGACGCCTTTGAATTTCGCGCCGAGCGCCTGGGGCGAGATCGACCGTTTGATATACATCAGGTATGCCAGGCCGATGCCGCTGAGGGCGACGAGGGTCGAGATCAGCATGACGCTGATGTGGACCTCGGCATGATGCGGCTCGCCGTGGAAAGCGAAGGACGAGTAGCCGTGCGAAAGCCAGGGGATCGCCACCCAGCCAGCACAAACGGAGAGCACGGCCAGCACGATCAACGGCCAGGTCATGACGCCGGGAGATTCGTGGGCATGATCGAACGAGTGGTGATCGCGCGGTTTACCGAAGAAGGTGAGAAAGATCAGCCGGAACATGTAGAAGGCGGTCATGAAGGCGACGAGCAAGGTCAGCACCATGAAGACGGGATGACCGAGCGTGGCGGCGACGATTTCGTCCTTC encodes:
- a CDS encoding NADH-quinone oxidoreductase subunit N gives rise to the protein MDDLRLMLPEIILFCWSMLMLIVGIRRKQTAAANGFGLIYLTMLGLVVTAFAIPVTGYGVAFGGTFFVDRFGAFFKMIFLCAAFFAAASSGQLMKRLTADHGEFFSLVLLSTVGMMVLVSTNELITLYVALELTTIPLFVLAAYRKDRLTSSEAGLKYLILGAVSSAILLYGISLIYGLTGSTFLSISLNRLLEQSIGMLQATNDLNLALLIAMVMMIAGFGFKLALVPFHMWAPDVYEGAPTAITSFLSVASKGAGVAAFARVFYSALPTFNEFYWGMMVAVLAAAAMIVGNITAVLQPNVKRMLAYSSIAHAGYLLVGFVALPLTQNDPPYGPASIMFYMLAYLFANMGAFACAIAFEKNYGSYEIKDYEGLAKDAPALSLLFMIFLLSLAGIPPLVGFFAKYYVFLAAWKQYPWLVMIGVLTSVIALYYYARILKQMYFAKREVAFAKAQFDGPLTITLALTTVGTILFGLYPEPVIRFASQAFEAFPF
- a CDS encoding NADH-quinone oxidoreductase subunit M, with the translated sequence MDFPILSFMIFVPIIGMAVVMLLPKEKHDLIKWTSTLISVIPLILSLILVFEYDGSTADMQFVEKFSWIPSLKIQYFLGVDGLSVPMLFLTALLSTISLIVSFHIHNRVKEYFAFFLLLEAGMIGVFAALDFFLFYVFWEVMLVPMYFLIGIWGGPRKEYAAIKFFLYTLFGSIFMLVGILILYLTTGSLDMLELIAQAPNYAHSMQILVWVFFFLAFAIKVPIFPFHTWLPDAHVEAPTAVSIILAGVLLKMGTYGFLRISYPMLPYGTQYFAYPFAILGVIGIIYGALVSMAQKDLKKLVAYSSVSHMGYCILGMAVFFIDPSGNAHITGIAGCIFQMFSHGLITGALFLLVGVLYDRAHTREIAAFGGLGSKLPVYTALMTVFAMASLGLPGMSGFVAEFMVFIGAFPKYQVITGIAVIGVVLTAGYILRMVQRMFLGEFNVKWAGLTEINAREILAVAPLLILTIALGVYPAPLVNMISATLQNIVVMVSR